A single region of the Oncorhynchus keta strain PuntledgeMale-10-30-2019 chromosome 37, Oket_V2, whole genome shotgun sequence genome encodes:
- the LOC118374623 gene encoding OX-2 membrane glycoprotein-like isoform X11, producing MAPALHNYLFIQLIVLPEGLSHLVRTQQVVTATLGEDAVLTCELMTLKDVRQVTWQKETPGVNENVATYSKRGSHVNPPFQRNVEFEDEGLQNCSIVIRGVSRGDESCYKCLFNTFPEGPISGRTCLKVNELYGPSLLITQTNNSHTTLSCSATGRPVPTVTWDNTDILENSTMANVTHLNGTVTVTITSTLAAFSLPDKDTRVGCMVSLFSGGVTKNVSMVIPARTQASFPGVPGVTDGDRIRGIGAVMISLCFIAVCCGAAVALWCKLRNTTRSPNPTANDREQEEPSTLNPQHDDSETSKQCLYLL from the exons ATGGCTCCTGCACTCCACAACTACCTGTTTATTCAGCTAATAGTCCTCCCTGAAG GGCTCTCTCATCTGGTGAGAACACAGCAGGTTGTCACAGCAACCCTGGGAGAAGATGCTGTCTTAACCTGTGAGCTCATGACACTCAAAGATGTGAGGCAAGTCACCTGGCAAAAAGAGACACCTGGGGTGAATGAAAATGTGGCCACTTACAGCAAACGCGGTTCCCATGTCAACCCACCTTTTCAGAGGAACGTGGAGTTTGAAGACGAGGGTCTGCAGAACTGCTCTATCGTCATCAGAGGAGTGTCAAGAGGAGACGAGTCCTGCTACAAGTGTCTGTTTAACACCTTTCCAGAGGGACCTATCAGCGGAAGGACCTGTCTCAAAGTCAATG AGCTGTATGGACCCTCACTCCTCATCACACAAACCAACAACAGTCACAccactctgtcctgttctgctacTGGACGACCTGTTCCTACAGTAACCTGGGACAACACAGACATTCTAGAAAATTCCACAATGGCCAATGTCACCCATCTCAATGGAACTGTCACGGTCACCATAACTTCTACGCTGGCAGCATTCAGTCTACCTGACAAAGACACCAGGGTTGGCTGTATGGTGTCACTGTTCTCTGGAGGTGTCACCAAGAACGTATCCATGGTTATTCCAGCTAGAACTCAAGCTTCATTTCCTG GTGTACCTGGGGTCACTGATGGTGACAGGATCAGAG GGATTGGTGCAGTGATGATTTCACTGTGTTTCATTGCTGTGTGCTGTGGAGCTGCTGTGGCACTGTGGTGCAAACTGAGAAATACAACAAGAAG CCCAAATCCCACAGCCAATGACAGAGAACAGGAAGAACCATCAACACTCAACCCTCAACATGATGACTCTGAAACAAGTAAACAGTGTTTGTACTTACTGTAG
- the LOC118374623 gene encoding OX-2 membrane glycoprotein-like isoform X13 gives MAPALHNYLFIQLIVLPEGLSHLVRTQQVVTATLGEDAVLTCELMTLKDVRQVTWQKETPGVNENVATYSKRGSHVNPPFQRNVEFEDEGLQNCSIVIRGVSRGDESCYKCLFNTFPEGPISGRTCLKVNELYGPSLLITQTNNSHTTLSCSATGRPVPTVTWDNTDILENSTMANVTHLNGTVTVTITSTLAAFSLPDKDTRVGCMVSLFSGGVTKNVSMVIPARTQASFPGVPGVTDGDRIRGIGAVMISLCFIAVCCGAAVALWCKLRNTTRSQ, from the exons ATGGCTCCTGCACTCCACAACTACCTGTTTATTCAGCTAATAGTCCTCCCTGAAG GGCTCTCTCATCTGGTGAGAACACAGCAGGTTGTCACAGCAACCCTGGGAGAAGATGCTGTCTTAACCTGTGAGCTCATGACACTCAAAGATGTGAGGCAAGTCACCTGGCAAAAAGAGACACCTGGGGTGAATGAAAATGTGGCCACTTACAGCAAACGCGGTTCCCATGTCAACCCACCTTTTCAGAGGAACGTGGAGTTTGAAGACGAGGGTCTGCAGAACTGCTCTATCGTCATCAGAGGAGTGTCAAGAGGAGACGAGTCCTGCTACAAGTGTCTGTTTAACACCTTTCCAGAGGGACCTATCAGCGGAAGGACCTGTCTCAAAGTCAATG AGCTGTATGGACCCTCACTCCTCATCACACAAACCAACAACAGTCACAccactctgtcctgttctgctacTGGACGACCTGTTCCTACAGTAACCTGGGACAACACAGACATTCTAGAAAATTCCACAATGGCCAATGTCACCCATCTCAATGGAACTGTCACGGTCACCATAACTTCTACGCTGGCAGCATTCAGTCTACCTGACAAAGACACCAGGGTTGGCTGTATGGTGTCACTGTTCTCTGGAGGTGTCACCAAGAACGTATCCATGGTTATTCCAGCTAGAACTCAAGCTTCATTTCCTG GTGTACCTGGGGTCACTGATGGTGACAGGATCAGAG GGATTGGTGCAGTGATGATTTCACTGTGTTTCATTGCTGTGTGCTGTGGAGCTGCTGTGGCACTGTGGTGCAAACTGAGAAATACAACAAGAAG CCAATGA